A single Nomia melanderi isolate GNS246 chromosome 13, iyNomMela1, whole genome shotgun sequence DNA region contains:
- the Non2 gene encoding upstream activation factor subunit spp27 homolog Non2: MADISNEELRKEITAILKDADLTAMSAKKVRLQIEGKLDIDLTERKKEVDSLVMECLKEKHDGAKKKKKTASEESEDGEEEEEGSEEEEEEEEKKPAKRSPAKKPISKRKKGSSDDEESASDDDASDEEYSPKKPKATPKKGKPGKKGKKKGSDSDSDEDWGKNKKAQGGGGGKKGGGAGKGGYTRAITLSPELAAVVGAEQMARHEVVKKIWSIIKERDLYDPKNKQFAICDDELLTVIGVKRFRTFGMMKYLKNHFVD, encoded by the exons ATGGCTGATATCTCGAACGAAGAACTTCGCAAGGAGATCACCG CCATCCTTAAGGATGCCGACCTCACTGCAATGTCTGCGAAAAAGGTCAGGCTACAGATTGAGGGAAAACTGGACATAGATCTTACAGAAAG gAAGAAGGAAGTAGATAGTCTAGTCATGGAGTGTTTAAAAGAAAAGCATGATGGagcaaagaaaaagaagaagactgCCAGTGAAGAATCTGAAGAtggagaggaggaggaggaaggatcagaagaagaagaagaggaggaagagaagaAGCCAGCCAAAAGAAGTCCCGCGAAAAAACCCATAAGCAAGCGTAAAAAGGGATCATCTGACGACGAAGAAAGCGCTAGCGACGACGATGCAAGTGATGAGGAATACAGTCCAAAGAAACCAAAGGCTACACCTAAGAAAG GTAAGCCTGGCAAAAAAGGCAAGAAGAAGGGTAGCGACAGCGACAGTGATGAAGATTGGGGCAAAAATAAGAAAGCTCAAGGAGGTGGTGGTGGGAAGAAGGGTGGCGGTGCTGGTAAAGGTGGTTACACTCGTGCTATCACACTCTCTCCCGAGCTTGCTGCTGTCGTTGGTGCGGAGCAGATGGCTCGACACGAAGTCGTGAAGAAGATCTGGAGCATCATTAAAGAAAGAGACCTTTAT GATCCTAAGAATAAGCAGTTCGCCATCTGCGACGATGAACTGTTGACAGTAATTGGAGTAAAACGTTTCAGAACTTTCGGTATGATGAAATACCTCAAAAATCACTTTGTAGATTAA
- the LOC116431620 gene encoding cilia- and flagella-associated protein 206 yields MENSRKEVIKRVVVECRARDVHATRDLASFLVTLFQLNPEHEIKADDEEHNERIVEAIVKKISDQESTSLTILKSQLYYAKHYRDRDETVRRHRLRLHQKTGPMVAEICETERLTNKQDSERLYQKMLVVITVLSGLGNPTVPSVLREVSVALQSVFQPSELEAYVKMSKREKEEQLMELMCIVAGIRLFNRDCQRGGEGIDDLPVILQEAVKKSHDSVVDLLERLMLKIYRFTAAVEKTICYWEVLPFGVFTVENLHWLIGMLAACRQQEIYVRKVLSDVERCEKELQSLMERLQGRLFKIHDTVRYRTAIPTVQVYPQFIDLADIWMGLQDEVIILSSINNFLWELQNLNTRTVNVFNEAVLNDMLTKGSVPTDAERLEQSMGELITECGKCALYYPDTTKDFENINLEFLGFCAWTFALVQGALIPGNPNNGVAKWKGKYYVFSSRKAARQFGEDPDRYIYGALDFIRHHPEYVYLFQVFDDVQALKAEKLVSDKGAQLKMCQTQTVQTDTHILPPTIDKDYSSNIWDLRRRALNLATVSRCVTRSTQTDKSNFRYGVYVQAAPPRNKEVQTRRDNYTNTKKLLTYTFGLRGRRDDDQHILSFLEDELEHL; encoded by the exons ATGGAGAATTCGCGAAAAGAAGTGATCAAGAGAGTAGTGGTAGAGTGCAGGGCGCGAGATGTCCATGCTACCAGGGATTTAGCTTCGTTTCTG GTTACCCTATTTCAACTGAATCCTGAACACGAAATCAAAGCTGATGACGAAGAGCACAATGAGCGGATCGTCGAAGCGATCGTGAAGAAAATATCGGATCAAGAGAGCACAAGTTTGACGATACTGAAAAGTCAATTGTACTACGCGAAACATTATCGAGACAGAG ATGAAACAGTCAGACGCCACAGATTGCGTCTACACCAGAAAACCGGTCCAATGGTGGCGGAAATCTGTGAGACGGAGAGGCTGACCAATAAACAAGACTCCGAAAGGTTGTACCAGAAGATGTTGGTGGTCATCACGGTTCTCAGCGGTCTAGGCAATCCTACGGTGCCCTCGGTGCTCCG AGAGGTCTCGGTAGCGCTTCAGAGTGTCTTCCAGCCGTCCGAGCTAGAAGCGTACGTGAAAATGTCGAAACGCGAGAAGGAGGAGCAATTGATGGAGCTGATGTGCATAGTCGCCGGGATACGTTTGTTCAACAGGGATTGCCAGCGGGGCGGAGAAGGCATCGACGATC TGCCAGTTATTCTGCAAGAAGCCGTAAAGAAGAGCCACGATTCCGTCGTGGACTTGCTGGAGCGGCTGATGTTGAAGATTTACAGGTTCACCGCAGCCGTGGAGAAAACGATTTGCTACTGGGAGGTGTTGCCGTTCGGCGTTTTCACCGTAGAGAATCTGCACTGGCTGATCGGGATGCTGGCTGCCTGCCGGCAGCAAGAAATCTACGTCAG GAAAGTGTTAAGCGACGTGGAACGCTGCGAGAAGGAGCTACAATCTCTCATGGAACGTCTTCAGGGTCGTCTGTTCAAGATCCACGACACCGTAAGATACAGGACCGCCATCCCCACCGTCCAAGTATAC CCGCAATTCATCGACCTAGCCGACATAtggatgggtctccaggacgaggtgatTATATTGAGCAGTATCAACAACTTTCTATGGGAACTGCAGAACCTGAATACGAGG ACGGTCAACGTGTTCAACGAGGCGGTGCTCAACGACATGCTAACCAAGGGCAGCGTCCCGACGGATGCGGAGAGATTGGAACAGTCAATGGGCGAATTGATAA CCGAGTGCGGCAAGTGCGCCCTTTATTACCCAGACACCACCAAGGACTTCGAGAACATAAATCTCGAG TTTCTAGGATTTTGCGCGTGGACGTTCGCCCTCGTGCAGGGAGCGCTGATCCCGGGAAATCCGAATAACGGAGTCGCTAAGtggaaaggaaaatattatgtgTTCAGCTCGAGAAAGGCGGCCAGGCAGTTCGGAGAGGATCCGGACAG GTACATTTACGGGGCGCTCGACTTCATACGGCATCATCCGGAGTACGTGTACTTGTTCCAAGTGTTCGACGACGTTCAAGCGCTGAAAGCAGAGAAGCT GGTATCGGACAAGGGAGCCCAACTGAAGATGTGCCAGACGCAAACCGTTCAAACGGACACCCACATTCTTCCTCCTACTATCGATAAGGATTATTCTTCGAATATTTGGGATTTACGGAGAAGAGCACTGAACTTG GCAACTGTGAGTCGATGCGTCACACGCAGCACGCAAACGGATAAGTCCAACTTCCGATACGGCGTATACGTTCAAGCTGCTCCACCTCGAAACAAAGAAGTGCAAACTAGGAGAGACAACTACACGAACACGAAGAAACTACTGACATACACCTTTGGTTTACGGGGCAGACGTGATGACGATCAACATATTCTTTCCTTCTTGGAAGACGAACTCGAGCATTTGTGA